ACAATAGAGCCAGCGAGCGTTTATTGCTCATAAAATCTACTAATTCACCAAAGAAAGGTTTATGTTTATGTGGGGTATAAAAGATTTCCATATCAGAGGTAGTAGGGGTAATAATCTTTGCAGAAATGATATACATACCTGTCTTAGAAAAGGCATTGACGACATTACCCAATCTTGGGTCATTTGGGGTATCAAATACATTAGGTTTGACGACTACTAAACTTTGTTCAACCTGGTTTTTTATATCATCAGGATAAACAATAGACTCTTTTAAAGGACCTCCACATGATTTATATTTACGCCACATCACATCCAATTGGGCATCTGCTTCTTCTTTATTTGAAGGTGCAGAAGCAGGAAATTCTATAATTATGTCCGTATTTGTTTTATAAAAAACGCCGTATCTTCCTAAGATAGTCGTGCCATTCCTCTGTCTTATGTCACCCATTAAATTACTAATCCGACTGATAGCATCTTCTCCCTCGATAACTAAATTAAATATCCTTTTTTTATTATATTTCCTTTTATCATAACTTTCTTCACTAATAAGCATTTGTTTGAATTTATCCTGGATAATTTTTTCTTCTTTTGTTTCTGGCAAAGTTAATGTTTCGCAAAAATCCTCAGCAAAATCAGGGGTCAGTGTATAAACATCTGCCGCAATAATGTCTAACGGAGAATTCCCCTCAGGCATAAAGCGAATTAGACTGAGAATATCCCCTGTTAAAGACCGCTCAAGTGCGGGTAAATAGATATTAATCAAAGTTCGTTCACTTGCCATATAATTTTATCTCCTCCTGAATCAAAATTAGAAATTAGGGTTTCACTCTAAAATGAACCATCTCCTTAATTCAATTCTATTTTACCATTTTTTCACCTTGTTGTCAATATAAATTCGTGAAACTCAGTTCTGAAGAGTAAATTTTCATGATTTT
This bacterium DNA region includes the following protein-coding sequences:
- a CDS encoding nucleoside-diphosphate kinase translates to MASERTLINIYLPALERSLTGDILSLIRFMPEGNSPLDIIAADVYTLTPDFAEDFCETLTLPETKEEKIIQDKFKQMLISEESYDKRKYNKKRIFNLVIEGEDAISRISNLMGDIRQRNGTTILGRYGVFYKTNTDIIIEFPASAPSNKEEADAQLDVMWRKYKSCGGPLKESIVYPDDIKNQVEQSLVVVKPNVFDTPNDPRLGNVVNAFSKTGMYIISAKIITPTTSDMEIFYTPHKHKPFFGELVDFMSNKRSLALLYEGVNVIQEIRKTALGIVRMAYTESIIENTVHTSENKQDFEREYTVINFENNQLG